One Faecalispora anaeroviscerum genomic window carries:
- the fliP gene encoding flagellar type III secretion system pore protein FliP (The bacterial flagellar biogenesis protein FliP forms a type III secretion system (T3SS)-type pore required for flagellar assembly.) — MAFLPVQASAAATGIQINGNGVDTLEMIQMFLILALAPSILIMTTCFTRIIIVLSFLRNALGLQQTPPNQVLIGMALFLSLFIMSPVLTQINEDAYQPYKQEKITQEQFVQKASVPMKAFMLKQTKKDDLNLFLNLSKTEIKSAEEAPLTVVIPAFMTSELRRAFLIGFLIFIPFLIIDMVVSSTLMSMGMIMLPPAIISLPFKLLLFVLVDGWGLLFKTLVTSFNM; from the coding sequence ATGGCTTTTCTCCCGGTTCAGGCCTCCGCTGCTGCCACCGGAATTCAGATCAACGGCAACGGGGTGGATACGCTTGAGATGATCCAGATGTTTTTGATTCTGGCACTCGCGCCGTCCATTCTAATTATGACAACCTGCTTTACGCGGATCATCATCGTGCTGTCGTTTCTGCGCAACGCGCTGGGTTTGCAGCAGACGCCCCCAAATCAGGTGCTGATTGGAATGGCCTTGTTTTTATCGCTGTTCATCATGTCGCCGGTATTAACGCAGATTAACGAGGACGCTTATCAGCCGTACAAGCAGGAGAAAATTACGCAGGAGCAGTTCGTTCAGAAAGCCTCTGTACCGATGAAGGCTTTTATGCTCAAGCAGACGAAAAAGGATGACCTGAATCTGTTTCTCAATCTCTCTAAAACAGAGATCAAATCCGCGGAGGAAGCACCCCTTACGGTTGTGATTCCCGCGTTTATGACCAGCGAGCTGCGCCGGGCCTTTTTGATCGGCTTTCTGATTTTTATCCCGTTTCTGATCATCGACATGGTGGTTTCTAGCACATTGATGTCCATGGGTATGATCATGCTGCCGCCAGCCATCATTTCTCTGCCGTTTAAGCTGCTGTTATTTGTGCTGGTGGACGGCTGGGGTCTGCTGTTTAAGACTTTGGTTACCAGCTTTAACATGTAG
- the fliQ gene encoding flagellar biosynthesis protein FliQ, producing MTTSEIIGVFQAAIFATMKLAMPILVSSVLIGLVIAVLQAATQIHEQTLSFVPKLLIIAVVLILLGPWMMEVMSDFVTYIFSLIANLS from the coding sequence ATGACGACATCTGAGATTATCGGTGTATTTCAGGCGGCGATTTTCGCCACAATGAAGCTCGCGATGCCAATTCTGGTTTCCAGCGTGCTGATCGGCCTGGTGATAGCGGTGCTTCAGGCGGCCACACAGATTCACGAACAGACACTCTCGTTTGTTCCGAAGCTTTTGATCATTGCCGTGGTGCTGATTTTGCTGGGGCCGTGGATGATGGAGGTCATGAGCGATTTTGTTACTTACATTTTCAGCTTGATCGCAAACCTCAGCTGA
- the flhB gene encoding flagellar biosynthesis protein FlhB, whose amino-acid sequence MTVPDSSKTEKATPKKRQDEQKKGNIFQSTDIVSALSLLVIFMILRATLPHTYEFMQQFLTRYFSYISSMDTMTQAGVIDIAKDCIQAIFSLAGPMMLASIAAAIVGTGVQTRLRFSREKIKFKFSNISPLQGLKRIFSLRSIVELIKSIVKISVMLYLLYTSLLSISNDFTKLMYADVYQGVLFILSNIMSIVLKLSVAFIAISALDYLYQWWEYERNIRMSKQDLKEEYKQMEGDPYVKSQQRERRRKMSMQRMMQQVPTADVIVRNPTHFAVALRYDIKKDAAPMVVAKGQDYSALRIIEIAEKHHIPMTENKPLAQALYREVEVNRPIPAEYYVILAEIMAWVYSMKRGSAEIEGSK is encoded by the coding sequence ATGACAGTGCCGGATAGCAGTAAAACCGAAAAAGCTACTCCGAAAAAGCGGCAGGACGAACAAAAAAAAGGTAACATTTTTCAAAGCACAGACATTGTCAGCGCTCTGAGCCTGCTGGTCATTTTTATGATCCTGCGTGCGACCCTGCCGCATACATACGAGTTTATGCAGCAGTTTCTGACCCGCTATTTTTCCTATATCTCTTCCATGGATACCATGACGCAGGCGGGAGTAATCGATATTGCCAAAGACTGCATTCAGGCTATTTTTTCTTTGGCGGGCCCGATGATGCTCGCTTCCATTGCGGCGGCGATTGTCGGTACCGGCGTACAGACCAGGTTGAGATTTTCCAGAGAAAAAATTAAATTTAAATTTTCTAATATTAGCCCATTGCAGGGCTTGAAACGCATTTTTTCTCTACGTTCCATTGTGGAGCTGATCAAATCTATTGTAAAAATATCTGTCATGCTCTACTTGTTGTATACCTCTCTTTTAAGCATTTCCAATGATTTCACGAAGCTGATGTATGCGGATGTGTATCAGGGAGTTCTGTTTATTCTGAGCAACATCATGAGCATTGTGTTAAAGCTTTCCGTTGCGTTTATCGCAATCTCCGCGCTGGATTACCTGTACCAGTGGTGGGAGTACGAGCGTAATATCCGCATGTCGAAACAGGATTTAAAAGAAGAATACAAGCAGATGGAGGGTGACCCATACGTCAAGAGCCAGCAGCGTGAGCGCCGCAGAAAAATGTCGATGCAGCGCATGATGCAGCAGGTTCCCACGGCGGATGTGATTGTCAGAAATCCAACGCATTTTGCCGTTGCTCTTCGTTATGACATAAAGAAAGACGCCGCCCCGATGGTGGTGGCAAAGGGGCAGGACTACTCGGCGCTGCGCATTATCGAGATTGCCGAAAAGCACCATATCCCCATGACGGAAAATAAGCCCCTGGCTCAGGCACTGTACCGCGAGGTAGAAGTGAACCGGCCCATCCCGGCAGAATATTATGTGATTCTGGCAGAAATTATGGCTTGGGTGTATTCCATGAAAAGAGGTTCA
- a CDS encoding FliO/MopB family protein, which yields MGDDFFSLLFSLFGIAIILFGCYAFSKYAAKKINTFSNSQNIKILEKVPLSQDKGLALAQIGGKYYLIGFSSQSVEILQELSADDLKLGEESRPAAGFLNLFQQATKNGWSVKSFDEYRGIAEARKTKGRGQNSEDEEP from the coding sequence ATGGGTGACGACTTTTTTTCTTTGCTGTTCTCTCTGTTTGGCATAGCGATCATTTTGTTTGGCTGCTATGCGTTCAGCAAGTACGCCGCAAAGAAGATCAATACATTTTCTAATTCGCAGAATATTAAAATTCTGGAAAAGGTTCCTCTGTCGCAGGACAAGGGCCTGGCTCTGGCACAGATCGGCGGTAAGTATTACTTAATCGGCTTTTCCAGCCAGAGCGTAGAGATTTTACAGGAACTTTCGGCCGATGATCTGAAACTGGGGGAAGAGAGCAGGCCGGCGGCCGGCTTTTTGAATCTGTTTCAACAGGCCACGAAAAACGGATGGAGCGTGAAATCGTTTGATGAGTACAGGGGAATTGCCGAAGCCAGAAAAACAAAGGGCAGAGGCCAAAACAGTGAAGACGAAGAGCCGTAA
- a CDS encoding flagellar hook protein FlgE — translation MLRSLFSAVSGLKAHQTRMDVIGNNIANVNTYGYKSSRTTFRDMYYQTISSSTSASGTRSGSNASQVGYGASVGSVDILNTRTGYASTGSSMDLYIDGEGYFVVQDGAGNERLTQVGTFGFDGDGNLTDGNGNFICGYSVDKLKSTVSVGGAKVDFGLKADGTKNGGKVVDGKDVSYLEGYTFKVVDGGASATQAVAVDPTEKTITVTLKTADMTKQGLETALKSTTWTSTLMDGTDPAILKNSDGTYVKLSDVLDASLIKVADADTTAIKATTGKIAEEATFQGDGSGSEYLKKIINDKGEMKNLAVGSDGTITGEATDGTIQIIGKIAIANVPNPDALQHEGNSYYKAVNNTGVITYTTPGEDNTGSLKSGGLESSNVDLANEFSDMIMTQRGFQASSKMITVSDEMLETLVNLKR, via the coding sequence AATCTTCGCGTACTACCTTTCGTGATATGTACTATCAGACCATTTCATCTTCCACTTCGGCCAGCGGAACGCGCAGCGGCAGTAATGCTTCTCAGGTAGGTTACGGTGCTTCGGTCGGATCGGTCGATATTTTGAATACTCGTACCGGCTATGCTTCAACGGGTAGCTCGATGGATTTGTATATCGATGGTGAAGGTTACTTTGTTGTTCAGGACGGCGCCGGCAACGAGCGCCTGACTCAGGTGGGTACCTTTGGGTTTGACGGTGACGGCAACCTGACCGACGGCAACGGTAACTTTATTTGCGGCTATTCCGTAGATAAGCTAAAGAGCACGGTTTCCGTTGGCGGCGCAAAGGTCGATTTTGGGCTGAAGGCCGACGGTACGAAAAACGGCGGCAAGGTAGTCGACGGAAAAGATGTCAGCTACCTCGAAGGGTATACCTTTAAGGTGGTTGACGGCGGTGCTTCCGCAACGCAGGCCGTTGCGGTTGACCCTACCGAAAAGACGATTACAGTTACTTTAAAAACAGCAGACATGACAAAACAAGGCCTGGAGACCGCACTAAAGTCCACAACGTGGACCAGCACACTGATGGATGGTACTGACCCCGCAATTCTGAAAAACAGTGACGGCACTTATGTAAAGCTGTCTGATGTTCTGGATGCTTCCCTGATTAAGGTTGCGGATGCCGATACCACAGCCATTAAAGCGACCACCGGAAAAATTGCCGAAGAGGCTACCTTTCAAGGGGATGGTTCCGGTTCGGAATACCTGAAAAAAATCATCAATGACAAGGGCGAGATGAAGAATCTTGCGGTTGGCTCAGACGGTACAATCACTGGTGAGGCGACCGACGGCACGATTCAGATCATCGGTAAAATTGCCATTGCAAACGTTCCGAACCCCGACGCTCTGCAGCATGAAGGAAACTCCTATTACAAAGCGGTTAATAACACCGGTGTTATCACCTATACCACACCGGGCGAGGACAATACCGGCTCCCTGAAAAGTGGCGGTTTGGAATCCTCCAACGTAGACCTTGCAAATGAGTTTTCCGATATGATCATGACCCAAAGAGGATTCCAGGCTAGCTCCAAAATGATTACAGTCAGCGATGAAATGCTGGAAACATTAGTAAATCTCAAACGATAA
- the fliM gene encoding flagellar motor switch protein FliM — MAEILSQQQIDELLGSLQSGNVDFKDVETQSSGPKVKEYDFMSPKKFSREQLKLLDNIFDNFARMLSLQLASMLRISCQMEILQVEEEDYKEFNNALNDSVLVAMIGMHNQDHRIDDKQILLELSRPISFSIIDRMLGGNGSGYNVDRDYTEIELALMEYLFKQMLTLLRNSWSNYIEIDHTLDVIETNSRLMQSIQPDESVAIVVIEITLEDNLKGNMNICLPAASLEEIFKVFNSKYIKIPRKDDPEVEQERKEIIMKGLKASPLYVSAMLGKTQITLKDFLGLQVGDVITLNTPLEENQITVCVENLPWFTGVIGTKKKKYAVKIDQIL, encoded by the coding sequence ATGGCGGAAATATTGTCGCAGCAGCAAATCGACGAGTTGCTGGGCAGTTTGCAAAGTGGAAATGTCGATTTTAAAGATGTTGAAACCCAATCAAGCGGCCCAAAAGTAAAAGAATATGACTTTATGTCGCCCAAAAAGTTCTCGCGAGAGCAGCTGAAGTTATTGGATAATATTTTTGATAACTTTGCGCGAATGCTTAGCCTGCAGTTGGCCAGTATGCTTCGCATCTCGTGCCAGATGGAAATTTTGCAAGTAGAGGAAGAGGACTATAAGGAATTCAACAATGCGCTCAATGATTCTGTTTTGGTCGCGATGATCGGTATGCATAATCAGGACCACCGCATCGACGACAAACAGATTCTGCTGGAGCTGTCGCGCCCGATTTCGTTTTCGATTATTGATCGTATGCTGGGGGGGAACGGATCTGGGTACAACGTAGACCGGGATTATACGGAAATTGAACTTGCGCTCATGGAGTATTTATTCAAACAGATGCTTACTCTGCTGAGGAATTCCTGGTCCAATTACATTGAAATTGATCATACGCTCGATGTGATCGAAACAAATTCGCGTTTAATGCAGTCGATACAGCCCGATGAATCTGTCGCCATTGTGGTTATTGAAATCACACTGGAGGATAATTTAAAGGGAAATATGAACATATGTCTGCCAGCCGCTTCTCTGGAAGAGATTTTTAAAGTCTTTAACTCCAAATACATTAAAATTCCACGTAAGGATGACCCTGAGGTGGAGCAGGAACGCAAAGAGATCATCATGAAAGGCCTGAAAGCATCGCCGCTTTATGTCTCGGCCATGCTTGGAAAAACGCAAATAACACTGAAGGACTTTTTAGGCCTTCAGGTTGGGGATGTGATCACCCTAAATACGCCGCTTGAAGAAAACCAGATCACGGTCTGTGTGGAAAACCTCCCATGGTTTACCGGGGTAATTGGAACCAAAAAGAAAAAATATGCGGTGAAAATTGATCAAATTCTATAA
- a CDS encoding response regulator, which translates to MGKKIMLVDDAAFMRMMIKDTLQKNGYTEIIEAGNGEQAVAAYTAENPDLVLMDITMPVMDGLEALRRIREMDSSAKVVMCSAMGQETMVVDALKLGAKDFIVKPFKPDRIMKTVNSILG; encoded by the coding sequence ATGGGAAAGAAAATTATGCTGGTGGATGATGCTGCGTTTATGCGTATGATGATTAAAGACACCTTGCAAAAGAATGGCTACACCGAGATCATAGAGGCCGGCAACGGCGAGCAAGCTGTCGCTGCTTACACAGCGGAGAATCCGGATCTGGTTCTGATGGATATCACTATGCCAGTGATGGACGGACTGGAGGCACTCCGCCGTATTCGCGAAATGGACAGCAGCGCCAAGGTAGTTATGTGTTCGGCTATGGGACAGGAGACTATGGTGGTCGACGCACTCAAGCTTGGCGCAAAGGATTTTATTGTAAAACCCTTTAAGCCGGACCGCATCATGAAGACTGTTAACAGCATTTTAGGCTGA
- a CDS encoding flagellar biosynthetic protein FliR gives MLDLVTLNYNVTLLLLIFMRMSGCVVFSPIFGRTSIPVIIRVGLTLMLSLFSYQLVPVRTVVLSSFLIFFVTMLRELLLGFLIGFIIQLFLSVILISGENMDMQIGISMSKIYDPQSNVSMPISGSFINAMFFLLFFSTGAHLTLIQVFVQLCVVVPYGELAIDPQIFSHLVELFRLILIYAIKMSLPIMASQLITEFAVGLVTKAVPRLNIFMINIQIKMLLGFGLLFLMAGPLASFLERMIDLMFDQIGGVYRMLM, from the coding sequence ATGTTAGATCTTGTTACTCTCAATTACAACGTAACTCTTTTGCTCCTAATTTTTATGCGCATGTCGGGTTGTGTGGTATTCAGCCCGATTTTCGGTCGAACCAGCATCCCGGTGATTATTCGGGTGGGCCTTACGCTCATGCTGTCGCTGTTTTCTTACCAGTTGGTTCCGGTGCGTACCGTGGTGCTTTCGAGCTTTCTCATCTTCTTTGTCACCATGCTGCGTGAGCTGCTGCTGGGCTTTTTAATCGGTTTTATCATTCAGCTGTTTTTATCGGTGATTCTGATCAGCGGTGAAAATATGGATATGCAGATCGGTATTTCCATGTCTAAGATTTACGATCCGCAAAGCAATGTTTCCATGCCGATTTCTGGCTCCTTTATCAACGCGATGTTCTTTCTTCTCTTTTTTTCCACCGGTGCGCACCTGACCTTGATTCAGGTGTTCGTACAGCTCTGTGTGGTGGTTCCGTACGGAGAGCTTGCCATTGATCCGCAGATTTTTTCCCATCTGGTGGAGTTGTTCCGCCTGATTCTAATTTATGCGATAAAAATGTCGCTGCCGATCATGGCGTCGCAGTTGATTACGGAATTTGCGGTTGGCCTGGTTACGAAGGCCGTGCCTCGGCTGAATATTTTTATGATAAACATACAGATTAAAATGCTTTTAGGTTTTGGGCTTCTCTTTCTGATGGCCGGGCCTTTGGCGTCCTTCCTTGAAAGGATGATCGATCTGATGTTTGATCAGATTGGCGGAGTCTACCGAATGTTGATGTAG
- a CDS encoding flagellar FlbD family protein, whose translation MIELTNMNGITFVLNSSLIETIELIPETKVTTTTGKYFLVQEKPEEIVIKVIDYNRKIFQNVIRTS comes from the coding sequence ATGATAGAGCTGACGAATATGAATGGCATAACGTTTGTACTCAACAGTAGCCTGATCGAAACCATTGAACTGATTCCGGAAACAAAGGTAACAACGACAACGGGTAAATATTTTCTTGTTCAGGAAAAACCGGAAGAAATCGTAATAAAGGTGATTGATTACAATCGAAAGATTTTCCAGAACGTCATTCGTACTTCGTAG
- the fliY gene encoding flagellar motor switch phosphatase FliY: MEPNGSNHEELMSPMEVDSIGEIMNISLGSSATTVSTLLEQRVNITTPRVTVVTAQEFEFKGLEPAVAVEINYVSGLDGTNVMVLKESDVRIIVGLLLQTEYSEEDFVLDEMSLGAICEVMNQMMGASSTALSQLLNRPINISPPSSFKIENAEQFKQKYFNDDEPIIAIHFNLMIGDLTNSEFISLMSLGLAKDLISSFGFGSSSLEETPQTVAPVAPVAPAPAAPVEPTPPPAAAPPTSAAYPAQSAYVAPPNQQQAGFVQTAYGVPAAAYSAPPVPMAPPVPVIRGGNMRQPESPAYEIQNASYQNFDEQETILTSDQSNNLNMILSVPLEVTVEIGSTKRKIKEILDFTSGTILELDKQAGSQVDIFVNGQQIAKGDVVVVDDYYGVRITEISSNVDIINALK, from the coding sequence ATGGAGCCTAACGGGTCTAACCACGAGGAACTGATGTCGCCAATGGAAGTCGACAGTATTGGCGAAATCATGAATATCAGCCTGGGATCGTCTGCAACTACAGTCTCTACTCTGTTGGAACAGCGCGTGAACATTACCACACCCCGGGTAACCGTCGTCACGGCGCAGGAATTTGAGTTTAAGGGCCTTGAGCCTGCAGTGGCAGTCGAAATCAATTATGTCAGCGGTCTGGACGGAACAAATGTAATGGTTCTCAAAGAGTCAGATGTTCGTATCATTGTCGGTCTGCTGCTGCAAACAGAATACTCTGAGGAAGATTTTGTCCTGGATGAAATGAGCCTCGGTGCAATTTGTGAAGTAATGAATCAAATGATGGGCGCTTCGTCCACTGCGCTTTCGCAGCTTTTGAACCGCCCGATTAACATATCGCCGCCAAGTTCCTTTAAAATTGAGAATGCCGAGCAGTTCAAGCAGAAATACTTCAATGACGACGAGCCAATCATCGCCATCCATTTTAACCTGATGATCGGCGATTTAACGAACAGTGAATTCATCAGTTTAATGAGCCTTGGCCTGGCGAAAGACCTGATTTCCAGCTTTGGGTTCGGCAGTTCCTCTCTGGAAGAGACGCCTCAGACGGTGGCTCCGGTGGCTCCGGTGGCTCCGGCTCCGGCAGCTCCGGTGGAACCCACGCCGCCCCCGGCTGCAGCACCCCCCACATCGGCGGCCTATCCGGCTCAGTCGGCCTACGTAGCCCCTCCCAATCAGCAGCAGGCTGGCTTTGTGCAAACCGCTTACGGTGTTCCGGCTGCGGCTTACAGTGCGCCGCCTGTTCCCATGGCTCCGCCTGTGCCGGTAATCCGTGGCGGGAATATGCGCCAGCCGGAGAGCCCGGCGTATGAGATCCAGAATGCATCCTATCAGAACTTTGATGAGCAGGAAACCATTTTAACAAGCGATCAGTCCAATAATCTTAATATGATTCTCTCTGTGCCGCTTGAGGTAACGGTAGAAATCGGCAGTACCAAGCGAAAAATCAAGGAAATTCTCGATTTCACCTCGGGTACAATCTTAGAGCTGGACAAACAGGCCGGTTCCCAGGTGGATATTTTTGTCAACGGTCAGCAGATTGCGAAGGGCGACGTTGTTGTAGTGGATGATTACTATGGAGTTCGTATTACCGAAATATCAAGTAATGTTGATATTATTAATGCATTAAAATAA